From a region of the Laspinema palackyanum D2c genome:
- the btpA gene encoding photosystem I biogenesis protein BtpA: MDLKQLFKTPNPIIGVVHLLPLPTSPRWGGSLKTVIERAEREATALASGGVDGIIVENFFDAPFTNGQVDPAVVSAMTLIVDRLMNLVTVPIGINVLRNDALSGLAIASCVGASFIRVNVLTGVMATDQGLIEGQAHQLLRYRRELGSEVKILADVLVKHARPLGSPNLTTAVQETIERGLADGVILSGWATGNPPSFEDLELAIAAAKGTPVFIGSGANWENISTLMQAANGVIVCSSLKRHGQLEQPVDPIRVSQFVEATRRSLSLETPPSSLAAIKLHSG, translated from the coding sequence GTGGACTTAAAACAGCTCTTCAAAACCCCGAATCCGATTATTGGTGTTGTCCATTTACTGCCCCTGCCGACCTCTCCGAGGTGGGGGGGCAGCCTCAAAACTGTCATTGAGCGAGCCGAGCGAGAGGCCACAGCGTTGGCATCAGGCGGGGTTGATGGCATTATTGTCGAAAATTTCTTTGATGCTCCCTTTACGAACGGCCAGGTCGATCCAGCCGTCGTGAGTGCCATGACCCTGATCGTGGATCGGCTGATGAACTTGGTAACGGTGCCGATCGGAATCAACGTTTTGCGAAATGACGCCTTGAGTGGATTGGCGATCGCCTCCTGTGTCGGTGCGAGCTTTATCCGAGTCAATGTCCTCACTGGGGTCATGGCGACGGATCAAGGCTTAATCGAAGGACAAGCGCACCAACTGCTACGCTATCGGCGAGAACTCGGCAGCGAGGTGAAAATTCTGGCGGATGTTTTGGTGAAACACGCGCGGCCCTTGGGTTCCCCCAACCTCACCACTGCTGTGCAAGAAACCATTGAGCGCGGTTTAGCCGATGGGGTGATTCTCTCCGGTTGGGCCACCGGGAACCCGCCTTCTTTTGAAGATTTAGAACTGGCGATCGCTGCGGCTAAAGGCACTCCGGTCTTTATTGGCAGCGGTGCCAACTGGGAGAATATTTCTACCTTAATGCAGGCAGCCAATGGGGTCATTGTCTGTAGTTCCCTCAAACGACATGGACAACTGGAACAACCCGTTGATCCGATCCGAGTCAGTCAGTTTGTAGAAGCCACTCGCCGGAGTCTCTCCCTAGAAACTCCACCCTCGTCACTGGCGGCTATCAAGCTTCATTCGGGGTGA
- a CDS encoding vitamin K epoxide reductase family protein produces the protein MRRRRSTPWIYRWSRYIIGAIAVLGALETAFLTVVEFTGSAAAVCPTTGCQIVLESEYAKIFGLPLTLFGFLGYTTMAILAFAPLLVKEETQKDLKSQVDNTTWLLMFAIASSMVVFSLYLTYVMFFTLQAVCPYCLVSAVFSVLLFVLTIIGRDWPDRGQLFFIGIIVGMITLIGALGVYASVNNPGTTVSADNSIVQRPAGRPPSNAGWPISTSSGESEIALAQHLTAVGAKDYSAYWCPFCHEQKELFGKQAMSEIDYVECDPAGQNPRPQLCREAQIQGYPTWIINGEQYSGVRSLSELAELSGYQGPTNFKNVSPGS, from the coding sequence ATGAGACGCCGACGTTCTACTCCGTGGATTTACCGCTGGTCGCGTTATATCATCGGCGCGATCGCAGTTTTGGGGGCTTTAGAAACCGCTTTTTTGACCGTGGTTGAGTTTACCGGCTCCGCTGCGGCAGTTTGTCCCACCACCGGCTGCCAAATTGTCTTAGAAAGCGAATATGCCAAAATCTTTGGGTTGCCCTTAACCCTCTTTGGGTTTTTAGGTTATACCACAATGGCGATTTTGGCCTTTGCTCCCCTCTTGGTCAAAGAAGAGACCCAAAAAGATTTGAAGTCGCAGGTAGACAACACAACCTGGTTGCTGATGTTTGCGATCGCCTCCTCTATGGTTGTGTTTAGTCTATACCTGACTTATGTCATGTTTTTTACCCTGCAAGCGGTCTGTCCTTATTGTCTGGTTTCGGCAGTATTTTCAGTCTTGCTGTTTGTCTTAACCATTATTGGGCGAGATTGGCCCGATCGCGGTCAACTGTTCTTTATCGGCATTATTGTCGGCATGATTACCCTGATTGGAGCCTTGGGGGTCTATGCCAGTGTCAATAACCCAGGGACCACAGTTTCCGCAGACAACTCGATCGTTCAGCGTCCGGCTGGACGCCCTCCCTCCAATGCAGGCTGGCCGATTTCCACCTCATCCGGTGAATCTGAAATCGCCTTAGCTCAACATCTCACTGCCGTAGGGGCGAAAGATTATAGTGCCTATTGGTGTCCTTTCTGTCATGAACAAAAGGAACTGTTTGGAAAACAAGCGATGAGTGAGATTGACTACGTTGAATGCGATCCCGCAGGCCAAAATCCCCGGCCTCAACTCTGCCGAGAGGCTCAAATTCAGGGATATCCCACATGGATCATTAACGGGGAACAGTATTCCGGGGTGCGATCGCTCTCGGAATTAGCGGAATTATCGGGCTATCAAGGGCCAACTAACTTTAAAAATGTCTCACCGGGTTCCTAA
- a CDS encoding CHASE2 domain-containing protein: MKIQPLKGPKLLWSSLRQRWQHRLPDWSGSIWLPFKAVVGVAGFLLVLRSTGLLQSLEWAAYDQMFRWRPPEPPDERILIVGIDETDIREFQTWPISDRLLAELLQKLDSYSPRAIGLDLYRDIPVEPGHAELQQVFATTPNLIGIEEVPIATNLVGVRPPKVLAELDAVGFNNVAIDSDGKLRRNLLYLWSDEKSYQSFALKLALLYLEAEGIKLQPSPEHPKHFQLGPRTFPWFEPNNGPYIRQDNGGYQVLANFHVGSPGQSQLVPYREVSMRQVLQGEVPADWVRDRVVLIGSTATSLNDFFYTPNSAVLFQAPKKVFGVQLHANFVSQILSAALDDRPPSILFWSEPIEWLWIVLWAIAGALISSTWRSPVRLTGTILLASVTLFGTATVLFFMGWWVPLIPPLLTLLCSAGLLTSYIAYHEEKLKRSFAESKDFLDQIINTIPDPIFVKDQNHRWIVLNQAYCQLIGYPLQGVLEKSDYEIFSTDEANLFWQEDEWVLTTGLPHENEAKLTDATGSIHYIATKRSLHKDSAGNVFLVGVIRDITERKKMEEELKRTASELAQSYQELKVSEDRLRHQAYHDTLTNLPNRKLFSDRLNQALEWAAINNQMLAVLFIDLDGFKQINDTLGHDSGDLLLKEVARRLSACLRGSDTVARLGGDEFTVILPAIPRPQDVASVAQKIMTTLGEPVAIAQNSIQVTASIGISLYPLNGEDADTLIKLADAAMYRSKELGKNQYEFYEVS; this comes from the coding sequence ATGAAAATTCAGCCCCTTAAAGGTCCAAAACTACTCTGGAGTTCCCTGCGGCAACGGTGGCAACATAGACTTCCCGACTGGAGTGGGAGCATCTGGCTTCCCTTTAAGGCTGTTGTCGGTGTAGCTGGCTTCCTGTTGGTTCTGCGCTCTACGGGACTGTTGCAGTCTCTGGAATGGGCCGCTTATGACCAGATGTTTCGGTGGCGTCCCCCGGAACCCCCGGATGAGCGCATCCTGATTGTGGGAATTGATGAAACGGATATCCGGGAATTCCAAACCTGGCCGATTTCCGATCGCCTCTTAGCCGAACTGTTGCAAAAACTGGATAGCTACTCTCCCCGGGCGATCGGTCTGGATCTCTATCGAGATATTCCCGTGGAACCGGGTCATGCTGAGTTACAACAGGTGTTTGCTACCACCCCGAATCTAATTGGCATTGAAGAGGTCCCCATCGCCACCAACCTAGTTGGGGTCCGTCCTCCCAAAGTCTTGGCCGAATTGGATGCGGTGGGATTTAACAATGTGGCGATCGATTCCGATGGCAAACTCCGTCGTAATCTGCTTTATCTATGGAGTGACGAGAAATCCTACCAAAGTTTTGCCTTAAAGCTCGCCTTGCTCTATCTGGAAGCCGAAGGGATTAAACTTCAACCCTCACCTGAGCATCCCAAGCATTTCCAACTGGGTCCCCGAACCTTTCCCTGGTTTGAACCCAATAATGGACCCTATATCCGCCAAGATAATGGCGGATATCAAGTGCTGGCTAATTTTCATGTGGGGTCCCCGGGTCAGTCTCAACTGGTTCCTTATCGTGAGGTGTCCATGAGGCAGGTTTTACAGGGGGAGGTCCCGGCAGATTGGGTACGCGATCGCGTGGTCTTGATCGGTTCGACGGCGACGAGTCTCAATGATTTTTTCTACACCCCCAATAGTGCCGTATTGTTCCAGGCCCCTAAAAAAGTTTTTGGGGTCCAGCTTCATGCCAATTTTGTCAGCCAAATCCTCAGTGCAGCCTTAGATGACCGTCCTCCCTCAATTTTGTTCTGGTCTGAACCCATTGAATGGCTGTGGATTGTGCTGTGGGCGATCGCCGGTGCCCTCATTAGTTCCACCTGGCGATCGCCGGTTCGCCTTACTGGCACCATCCTCCTGGCTTCCGTCACCCTGTTCGGGACCGCAACGGTTCTCTTTTTCATGGGCTGGTGGGTCCCCTTAATTCCTCCCCTCTTAACCCTCTTATGTTCGGCGGGGTTGCTCACCTCTTATATTGCTTATCATGAAGAAAAATTAAAACGCTCTTTTGCTGAATCCAAAGACTTTTTAGACCAAATTATCAATACTATCCCCGACCCCATCTTTGTGAAGGATCAAAACCATCGCTGGATTGTCTTAAATCAAGCCTATTGTCAACTCATTGGCTATCCTTTACAAGGGGTTCTCGAAAAATCCGATTATGAAATTTTTTCCACCGATGAAGCCAATCTTTTTTGGCAAGAAGATGAATGGGTCTTGACCACAGGTTTACCTCATGAAAATGAAGCCAAGTTAACCGATGCCACAGGAAGCATACATTATATTGCAACAAAACGGTCTTTGCATAAAGATTCAGCGGGTAATGTCTTCTTGGTTGGGGTGATTCGAGATATCACTGAACGCAAAAAAATGGAAGAAGAACTCAAACGAACCGCCTCAGAGTTAGCTCAGTCTTATCAAGAATTAAAAGTTTCAGAAGACCGATTACGCCACCAAGCCTATCATGATACCCTGACCAATCTTCCCAACCGAAAGTTATTTTCAGACCGGCTGAATCAAGCCTTAGAATGGGCGGCGATTAATAACCAAATGCTTGCGGTTTTGTTTATTGATTTAGATGGATTTAAACAAATCAATGATACCCTCGGACATGACAGCGGCGACCTATTATTAAAAGAAGTGGCCAGACGACTGAGCGCCTGTCTGCGGGGGAGTGACACGGTGGCACGTCTGGGGGGAGATGAGTTTACCGTGATTTTACCGGCCATTCCTCGCCCGCAAGATGTGGCAAGTGTGGCACAGAAAATTATGACGACCTTAGGGGAGCCTGTGGCGATCGCCCAAAACTCGATTCAGGTCACCGCTAGTATCGGAATTAGCTTGTACCCCTTGAATGGGGAAGATGCAGATACCTTAATTAAGCTTGCAGATGCGGCAATGTACCGTTCTAAAGAACTCGGTAAAAATCAATATGAATTTTATGAAGTTTCCTAA
- the nadB gene encoding L-aspartate oxidase, which yields MIYPGLYNRLNYLTRGDFSLSNPSQFDPGLNQSIPTAFDVLVVGAGAAGLYSALCIPNTYRVGLIAKDSLPVSASDWAQGGIAAAIASDDSPKFHIQDTLEAGAGLCDLEAVKFLAEQAPDCVQNLLKLGVAFDRDNQGTLALTLEAAHSHRRVLHAADTTGRAIVSVLSSRVLSCPHIQAIENAVVLNLWMDPETERCQGVRLVYQGQIYWVRAGAVVLATGGGGQVFAQTTNPSVSTGDGVAMAWRAGALLRDLEFFQFHPTALTKAEAPRFLISEAVRGEGAHLLDDRGYRFMFDYHPAGELAPRDVVSRSIFMHLQNWGTDPSPGCVWLDLRSIPDETIRHRFPNIIQVCQTWGVDLFKEPIPVAPAAHYWMGGIQTDLYGRTSIPGLYAVGETSNTGVHGANRLASNSLLECLVFGAQLGAIEIEPHPEASGPPETVTVESSRLGADLAAQQAYIQELRRSLPLLVWQSAGIVRGQAALELAIRQINIWQAEFAALPISQYLLNPVGVHRVSFSIPNANELLVQWSETRNLLDAAYLILTSAMFRTESRGGHYRLDYPHTDPNWQAHTVVQNQSWRRVPL from the coding sequence ATGATTTACCCTGGCCTATATAATCGGCTCAACTACTTGACAAGGGGCGATTTTTCATTGAGCAATCCGTCACAGTTTGATCCCGGTCTCAATCAGAGCATACCCACCGCTTTTGATGTATTGGTCGTCGGTGCAGGTGCTGCGGGTTTGTATTCAGCCTTGTGCATCCCCAATACTTACCGCGTGGGTTTGATTGCCAAAGATAGCTTGCCGGTGTCTGCAAGCGATTGGGCGCAAGGGGGTATAGCCGCTGCGATCGCCTCCGATGATTCCCCCAAGTTCCATATTCAAGATACCCTCGAAGCCGGTGCTGGGTTATGTGATCTGGAGGCGGTGAAGTTTCTCGCCGAACAAGCACCGGACTGTGTGCAAAACTTGCTAAAACTGGGAGTGGCCTTTGACCGAGACAATCAAGGCACCCTAGCCTTAACCCTAGAAGCAGCTCACTCCCATCGCCGAGTGCTTCATGCGGCAGATACCACGGGTCGAGCCATTGTCAGCGTCTTGAGCAGTCGCGTCTTGAGCTGTCCCCATATTCAGGCGATCGAAAATGCCGTGGTGTTGAATCTGTGGATGGACCCAGAGACCGAACGCTGTCAAGGGGTGCGCTTGGTCTATCAAGGTCAGATCTATTGGGTCCGTGCCGGTGCTGTAGTTCTCGCCACGGGCGGCGGCGGTCAAGTCTTCGCTCAAACGACTAATCCCTCCGTGAGTACCGGGGATGGGGTAGCAATGGCATGGCGTGCCGGAGCCCTGTTAAGAGATTTAGAATTTTTTCAGTTTCATCCCACCGCTCTCACCAAAGCAGAGGCCCCCAGATTTTTAATCAGTGAGGCGGTCCGGGGTGAGGGCGCTCATTTGCTGGACGATCGCGGATATCGCTTCATGTTTGATTACCATCCCGCCGGAGAACTGGCACCGCGAGATGTGGTCAGCCGTTCAATTTTTATGCATCTCCAGAATTGGGGAACTGATCCGAGCCCGGGATGCGTTTGGCTGGATTTGCGATCGATTCCCGATGAAACGATTCGCCATCGCTTTCCCAATATTATCCAGGTTTGTCAAACTTGGGGAGTGGATTTGTTTAAGGAACCCATTCCCGTGGCACCGGCGGCCCATTATTGGATGGGCGGGATTCAGACGGATTTGTACGGACGGACCTCGATTCCCGGTTTGTATGCGGTGGGGGAAACGAGTAATACCGGAGTGCATGGTGCCAATCGGTTAGCGAGTAATTCTCTGCTGGAATGTCTCGTATTTGGTGCTCAGTTAGGGGCGATTGAAATTGAGCCACATCCGGAAGCCTCGGGACCCCCCGAGACAGTCACTGTAGAGAGTAGTCGCTTGGGAGCCGATTTAGCGGCACAGCAGGCTTATATTCAAGAACTGCGGCGATCGCTACCGTTGCTGGTTTGGCAAAGTGCGGGAATTGTGCGCGGACAAGCGGCTTTAGAATTGGCGATCCGGCAAATTAACATTTGGCAAGCTGAATTTGCCGCCCTTCCTATTTCTCAATATTTATTAAATCCGGTGGGGGTTCATAGAGTCTCTTTTTCTATCCCCAATGCCAATGAACTACTCGTGCAATGGTCGGAAACCCGCAATTTACTGGATGCTGCGTACTTGATTCTTACCAGTGCCATGTTTCGGACCGAAAGTCGTGGCGGTCACTATCGGTTAGATTATCCCCATACGGATCCTAATTGGCAAGCTCATACGGTGGTTCAGAACCAATCCTGGCGCAGGGTTCCCTTGTGA
- the psbU gene encoding photosystem II complex extrinsic protein PsbU has protein sequence MQRLVRLVAVFGLVVGCLGWLGFPQNAAAAGWSGISWQSTLLVSQPLYRNPVDEKLATEFGEKIDLNNTNVRAFRQYRGLYPTLAGLIVQNAPYEKIEDVLSISGLSDRQKELLQANLDNFTVTDPEVSLIEGDDRINNGYY, from the coding sequence ATGCAAAGATTGGTTCGCCTAGTGGCAGTCTTCGGCTTAGTCGTGGGTTGTCTGGGATGGTTAGGATTTCCTCAAAATGCAGCCGCTGCGGGCTGGAGCGGGATCTCCTGGCAATCCACCCTCTTAGTCTCCCAACCCCTGTATCGCAATCCCGTCGATGAGAAGCTGGCGACGGAGTTTGGCGAAAAAATTGACTTAAATAACACCAACGTTCGGGCTTTCCGGCAGTATCGGGGGCTGTATCCGACCTTAGCCGGGTTAATTGTCCAAAATGCTCCCTACGAGAAAATTGAGGATGTTTTAAGCATTTCCGGCCTGAGCGATCGCCAAAAAGAATTGCTACAAGCCAATCTGGATAATTTTACCGTCACCGACCCTGAAGTCTCGTTAATTGAAGGCGACGATCGCATCAATAACGGCTATTACTAA